The DNA sequence TGGTCGAGCATCCCGACCGTCACGCCCCGGCGGCGGGTGACGCGGCCGGAGTCCGGCTCGAGGCGCCCCGAGAGCAGCGCCAGGAGGGTCGACTTGCCGTCGCCGTTGCGGCCCACGATCCCGATGCGGTCGCCCTCGGCGATGCCGACGGTCAGCGACTCGAACACGGTGCGCGTGGGGTATTCGAGGTGCAGGGATTCCGCGCCGAGGAGATGAGCCATGAGGCTCCCCAGCCTATCGCCGCGGCGCTCGCCCCCTTTACGGGGGAAGGAGGGAGCGGGATGCCGCGTGCGAGGATGGACCCGGATCGGCGCGCGAGCACCCGACCAGCCGCGCGGTCCGGCCGGATACGGGGGCGCGCGTGGCAGAGAGGGCGCCGGCAGAAGCGATGCCGGGAGCGGCGGGTCCGCCGCTCGTCGGGCGCGATCGCGCCCGGGAGACGGTGCTCCTGGTGGCCCACCGGGCCCAGGAGGGCAGCGGCGCGGTACTCGTCACCGGCGAGCCGGGAATGGGCAAGACCTCGCTGCTCGCGGATGCGGCCGAGCGGCTCGGAGACTGGACGGTGCTGCGGGTCCACGCCGACTCGTTCGAATCCGACCTGGCCTACGCGACCGTGGACACGCTGGTGCGAGCCCTCAACAACGCGATCGGTGCGGAGCCGGGACGGCAGGCTGTCCGGCCGCCCTCCCCGGGGGACGACCCGCTGACCGCGGGGCGGATCCTGCTCGATGCGGTCGACGCCGTGCCGGGGCCCGTGTGCCTCCTGCTCGACGACGCCCAGTGGGTCGACGAACCGTCGGCCCGGGCGCTCCGCTTCCTCGTGCGGCGGCTGTCCGACCGGCGCTTCCTCTTCGTCGCGGCCTCCCGCCCGCAGGCGAACTCCGTGATCTCGCTCGTCGACGACCTCGCCTCCACCACGGTGAACCACGCGCGGGTCGAGCTGACGCCGCTCACGGTCGCGGACACGCAGGAGCTCGCGCAGCAGCTGCTCGGCCACGCCGTGTCACGCCGGACGGCATCGCGTCTGACACAGGCGACGCAAGGCTCGCCCCTCCTGCTCAGCGTGCTGCTGGGACAGCTGCGCGACACCTTCGCTCAGGCGCTGCATCCGGCCGGGTGGGACCTCCCGACCACCGCGATCACCCCGCTGAGCACGGCGGTGGCCGCCTCGCTCGAGGGCGCCGCCCCTCCCGTCCGCCAGGCGGCCGAGATGGTGGCCGTGCTCTGCGACGCGCTGCCGCTGCCGCTCGCGGGGACGATCGCCTCCCGGCTCGGCTGGACCGTCGACATCCCCGGTGCGGTTTCGCGCGGCCTGGTGCTCGCCGAGCAGCGCGAAGGAGTGGTGTGGGTCGAGCCGGCGCACGCCATCCTCGCCGACGCGCTCGCGGCCGGCGTACCGCTCGACCGCCGGGTCGCCGTGCACCGGGTGGCGGCGGAGGTGCTGAGCGGCCATCGAGCGCTGCGGCACCGGGTGGAGGCGGCGGACCACGCCGACCCGACGCTCATCGACGAGCTGCTGACGGCCGCGCTCGCGAGCGCCGACCTCGGGCAGGGCGAGCAGGCGCTCAGCTATGCGCGCAACGCGGTCGACCTCGCCTCCGGGTCCGAGCTCGACCGCGCGCTCATCGAGCTCGGCCTCCTCGCTCTGCGCTTCCGGCTGCACGAGCGGATCCTCGATGTCCGGCCCGCGATCGAGGCGATGAGCCCCTCCCCCGCTCGCGACCTCGTCCTGCTCGAGCTCCGGACCCTGTCGCGCGACCTCCCCGGCGCGCTGAGCCTCGCGCTCGCGTTCGAGGCGAAACCGGCGACGACCCCGGACGAGCGGGCGATCAAGGCGCACGCCGCGGAGGCGCTGCCCAAGGTGCTCATGGCGACCGGCGACTTCGGCGGGGTCATCGATCACCTGGAGGCCTCCCGGGCGGCGATCGCCGACAGCCCGCGCCCGGAGGAGGTGGCGGACCCCGCGCTCCGGTGGCTCGCCCAGCCGCATGACGACCTGCTGCGCCTGCTCGGCTGGGCGGTGAACTCGGCCGCGCACAGCCGCCGGCCGGACCTCTTCGCACCGCTGACGCGCGAGCTCGACGACCTCCTCGCCGGACACGATTCCCCCGCCGCGGTCGACGCCCTGGTGACACGGTCGCGCGTGTTCATCATGGGCGGCGACCTCGAGCGGGCGCGCGCCGACCTCGCCCGCGCGGAGGCGCTGGCCCGGCGCTTCCCGTCGAGCTGGACCGCAGGCTTCGCGCGGACCATCTACGCGCACATCCTGTTCCTGTTCGGCGAGTGGGAGGAGTCGGTCACGCTCGCCGACACCGCCGTCGCACTGGCGCTCGACGAGACCGATCTCTCCTGCTGGCCGATCGCCCTCTGGACCTCGACCCTCGTGCGCGCGGGCCGCGGCCGGGCCGACGCCGTGGAGGAGCGCCTCCGCGCCGCCGAGCGCGCCGACCCGCGCATCGCCGGCTCGTACGACGGAGACCTCCCGTTCATCGCCCGCGCCGAACTCGCCCGCGCTCTGGGCCGGCCGGAGGAACAGCTGGCTGCGACCGACGCCGCCGAGTCCGCGCGGAACCGGGGCTCGACGCTGGGCTGGCTCACCTACCGCCTGGACGCCCTGGCCGCGCTCGGGAGGCCTGCAGAGGCCCGGGCCGCCTACGAGCGGTGCGCCGCGCCCGGGCCGTGGCTGCCGTACTACGGCTCGCTCCGCTGGCTCGAGGGCCGGGTGCTGGAGGCGGAGGGCCGGACCGAGGAGGCGATCGCCGCCTACATGGAGGACGTCGCCGACCCCGGTTCGCACCGGTTCCCCTTTCCGCACGCGGTGTCCGCCCTCGACGCCGGGCGGGTGCTCGCCGCGTCGAGCGCCGCCGGTGCTGCGGAGCGCGCCGCCGAGCACCTCCAGCAGGCCGCCACGATCTTCCGCGGCCTCGGTGCCGCGGGATACCTCGCGAGAGCGACCCTTCTCCTCGAGCAGCTCACGGCCGCTCCCTCAGCGGCCGAGCAGACGCGCGACCCGCTCGCCGTGCTGACCACGCGGGAGCGTCAGGTCGCCCATGCGCTGGCCGCCGGGATGACGAACAAGGAGATCGCCGAGCGGCTCTACGTCTCGGTCACCACCGTCAACTTCCACGTCCGGAACATCCTCGCGAAGCTCGGACTGCGGTCGCGGCGCGACCTGCGGAAGCTGGGGCTCCCGGGACGCCGGCCGGTCCGGAGCTGAACGAGGACTCGCCGGTCAGTCGCCCAGGATCCTCGCGCCGTGGACCGGCCCGATGGCCCGCACGGCCTTGATCCGGGAGGCGCTCAGGGCGATCTGGAGGTCGAGCGCCGAGTCGAGGTCGGCGGCCAGGAACGCGACGGTCGGTCCCGAGCCGGAGACCATCCCGGCCAGGGCGCCGTTCAGCTCGCCGAGCTCGAGCACGTCGGCGATCTGCGGCGCGAGATGGATGGCGGGCGCCTGCAGGTCGTTCGTCAGCGCCTCCGCGAGCATGGAGGGATCGCCCGCGCGCAGCGCCTGGAGCACGGCCGAGTCGACGGTCGGGGTGAGCTGTGCCGGAGCGATGTCGCGCGCGTGCCGCTCGCGGTGGCGGTCGAGCTCGCGGTAGACGTCGGGGGTGCTGAGCTCGGTCTCGGGAAGCGCGAGGACCCACTGGAACTGGCCGGTGGCGAGGGCCGGGCTCAGCCGGTCGCCGCGGCCCGTGCCGATGGCCGTGCCCCCGACGAGCGCGAACGGGACGTCGGCGCCGAGCCGTGCGGCGGCGCTGAGCAGCTCCTCCCGGCCGACGTCGGTGCCCCACAGGGCGTCGCACGCGACGAGGGTGGCGGCGGCGTCCGCCGAGCCACCGCCCATCCCGCCGGCGATCGGCACGTGCTTCTCGATCTCGAGGCGCACACCGCCGCGATGGCCCGTCTTCCGGGCGAGGAGCTTCGCGGCCTTCACCGCCAGGTTGGAGTCGTCGGTCGGGAGCGAGGAGGTGTCGATCGGACCGCTGAAGCTCACCGAGAAGTCATCGGCCGGGTACGCCCGCACGTCTTCGTAGAGCGACACGGCCTGGTAGGCGGTCGCGACGTCGTGGTAGCCGTCCTCCATCACCGCGCCGACCCGCATGAAGACGTTGATCTTGCCCGGTGCGCGCACGTGCACGCCGTCCGCGTCCCATCCGGCGTCCACCATGTCTCCAACCTACACATCCCGCGGGGCTCGGACCGCCCGTTCGCCGGGGGCGGGCGGTCACGAGCCGGAGGCGAGCCTCACGAAGTCGTCGAGACGGAGCTGCTCGCCGCGAAGGCTGGAGGCGATACCGGCCGCCTCGAGCGCGGCCTCAGCGGAAGCCGGGTCGCCGAACACCGAGGACAGCGACTGCCGCAGCGTCTTGCGACGCTGCTGGAAGGCCGCGTCGACGAGCGCGAAGGTGCGCTTCCTGAGGCTCTCGTCTCCGGCGCGCTCGTGCCGCTCGAAGCCCACGAGCACCGAGTCGACGTTGGGCACCGGCCAGAAGATCTGCCTGCTGACCGTTCCGGCGACGCGCCAGGTGCCGTACCAGGCGGCCTTGACGCTCGGCGCCCCGTAGACCTTCGATCCGGGCCCGGCCGCGATGCGGTGGCCGACCTCGGCCTGCACCATGACGACGCCGGAGCGCAACGACGGGAAGTGCTCGAGGAAGTGCAGGAGCACCGGCACCGAGACGTTGTACGGTAGGTTCGCCACGAGCCGCGCCGGGTCGGCCGGGAGCGAGGTCACGGTGAGGGCGTCCTGATGGATCACCGTCAGGCGCCGGGTCGCGTCGGCCGCGAGCTGGGCGACCGTCACCGGCAGTTGCTCGGCCAGACGGCCGTCGATCTCCACGGCGATCACCGCGGCTCCGGCCTCCAGCAGACCGAGCGTGAGAGAGCCGAGACCGGGACCGATCTCGACGACCGTGTCGCCCGCCTCCACCTCGGCGACCCGGACGATGCGGCGCACCGTGTTGGCGTCGATGACGAAGTTCTGGCCGAGCTTCTTGGTGGGGGTCACACCCGTCAGCTCGGCCAGGTCGCGGATCTCGGCCGGACCGAGGAGGCGCAGCTCGCTCACGCGATGATCCCGATCGGGCGCGTGGGCGGCGGCCCGACCGGCTCGCTGTCCCACCGGCCGTACACGAGCTCGGTGTTCGAAGTGATCTGCGCGGCGAGCGTCGCGGGGTCGGTGCCCATGACCTCTGCCATGGCCCGCAGCGTGTGCGGGATGAGGTACGGGGCGTTCGGGCGGCCGCGGAACGGCGTCGGGGTGAGGAAGGGCGCGTCCGTCTCGATCAGGACGAGGTCGCGCGGGGCGGCCTCCAGGGCGGAGCGCAGGTTGGGGGCGTTCTTGAACGTGACGTTCCCCGCGAAGGACATGTACCAGCCGTTCTCGGCGCAGATGCGCGCCAGCTCGACATCGCCCGAGAAGCAGTGGAACACCGTCCGCTCGGGGGCACCGACGCGCTTCAGCGTCGCCACCACGGCGGCGTGGGCGTCGCGGTCGTGGATCTGCAGCGCGATGCCGTGGCGCTTCGCGATCTCGATGTGCGCCTCGAAGGATCGGAACTGCGCGTCGCGCCGCGGCCCCTCCTCGGTGCGGAAGAAGTCGAGCCCGGTCTCGCCGACGGCGCGGACCCGGGGGCGGCCGGCGAGCTCGTCGATCACGGCGAGGGCGTCGTCGAGCTCGCCGCGCTCGTCGTAATCGGGGGCGTCGTTCGGGTGGAGCGCCACGGCGGCGAGCATCCGCGGCTCGACCGCGGCCATCTCGGCCGACCAGCGCGACGTCTCGACGTCGTTGCCGACCTGCACGACGCCGCGCACGCCGACGCTGGAGGCGCGGTCCAGCTGCTCCCGGTAGTCGAGCGGCTCGACGCCGTCCGCCATCTCGAGGTGCGTGTGGTTGTCGTACACGGGCACGACGAGGGCCTCCGGCAGGGGCGGGTAGGCGAGATCGCGCTCGTCCGTCACGTGGCGCTGCCGGATGAAGGCCGGGTCGGTCATGCGTTCGCGATCGCTTCGGCGTCGATCCGCGGGAACAGCGCCTCCAGGCCGTTCACCTCGGTGCCGGCGGGGAGGCGGCCCCACTGCCCGGCGGTGCGCAGCGGCTGATCCGTCAGGGCGCCCAGCTCGCCGGACGCGCCCAGCGCCTCCCAGAGCTTGTGCGTGGCGCGCGGGACCACCGGTGAGAGCAGGACGGCGAGCGCGCGAAGCCCCTCGGCGGCCGTGTACAGCACCGTGCCGAGACGGCCGCGGAGGGCGTCGTCCTTCGCGAGCGTCCACGGCTCCTGCGCGGTGATGTAGCCGTTGAGCTCGTCGACGATCGTCCACACCGCGCTGAGCGCGTCGTGGATCGCGAGGCGGCCGATGGCGGCGTCCGCGTCGGCCGCGGCCTGCGCGACGACGCGCTGCACGGCGAGATCCGCCTCCTCGTAGTCGGCGGCGGGAGGCACGATGCCCTCGAAGTACCGGGTCACCATCGCGATCACCCGCGAGGCCAGGTTGCCGAAACCGTTCGCGAGCTCGGCCTGGTAGCGCGCGGCGAGATCCTCCCAGCTGAACGAGCCGTCCTGCCCGAAGGCGATGGCGCGCATGAAGTAGTACCGGAAGGCGTCGGAGCCGAACGTGTCGGTGATCTGCGTCGGGGCGATGCCGGTCAGCTTCGACTTCGACATCTTCTCGCCGCCGACGAGGAGCCAGCCGTGGCCGAAGACGCGGTGCGGCACCTCGAGCCCGGCGGCCATCAGCATGGCGGGCCAGATCACCGCATGGAAGCGGAGGATGTCCTTCCCGACGAGATGCGTGGCCGGCCAGCGGCGCCCGAACGCGGCGTCGTCCTGCCCGTAGCCGACGGCGGTGACGTAGTTGAGCAGCGCGTCGAACCACACGTAGACGACGTGCGACTCGTCCCACGGGACCTTGATGCCCCAGTCGAAGCTCGAGCGCGAGATCGAGAGGTCGCTGAGGCCCTGCCGCACGAAGCTCACGACCTCGTTGCGCGCCGACTCCGGCTGCACGAACTCGGGGCGCTCCTCGTAGAGCGCGAGGAGGCGGTCGGCGAACTGGCTCATGCGGAAGAAGTAGTTCTTCTCCTGCAGCAGCTCGAGCGGCTTCGAGTGGATGGCGCACACCTTCTGGCCCTCGTACTCGCCGGTGCCGTCGACGATCTCGCTCTGCGGCTTGAACTCCTCGCAGCCGACGCAGTACAGCGCCTCGTACTCGCCCGCGTAGACGAAGCCGTCGTCGTAGAGCTTCTGGAGGAACTTCTGGACGTTGACCTCGTGCCGCTCGTCCGTCGTCCGGATGAAGTCGTCGTTCGCGATGTCGATCGTCTCGAGCAGCGGCAGCCACTCCTCGGTGACGAGCTTGTCGGCCCACTCCTTCGGGGTCGTGCCGTTCGCCGTGGCGGTGCGCAGGATCTTCTGGCCGTGCTCGTCGGTGCCGGTCAGCAGCCACGTGTCGTCGCCCGCCTGGCGGTGCCAGCGCGCGAGGACATCGGCCGCGACCTCCGTGTAGGCATGCCCGATGTGGGGGACGTCGTTCACGTAGAAGATCGGCGTGGTGATGTAGAACGAGGAGCCGTCGGACATGGTCCCTATCCTACGGGCGAGCACCGGCACGCCCGGCCGTGTTACCGGGGCGGCCGGGGTGCGCCTCCCCGGTGTCTTGCGTTGGTGTCTTGCGTTGGTGTCTTTCGTCGCCTCGTATGGTCTCGCGACGTCTCGCGTCGTCTCGTGTCGGTTTCTACATTCGTGCTGAATGTTGCTTCCAGGGCCGCCCGCGCCCACATTCGTGACGAATGTCGTCCCGCGCTTCGACCCCTCCCGGCCACATTCGTGCTGAATGTTGCTTCCGGGGGTGCCCGCGCCCACATTCGGCACGAATGTCGTCCCGCGCTTGGACCCCTCCCGGCCACATTCGTGCTGAATGTTGCTTCCGGGGGTGCCCGCGCCCACATTCGGCACGAATGTCGTCCCGCGCTTCGAACCCTCCCGGCCACATTCGTGCTGGATGTTGCTCCCGGGGGTGCCCGCGCCCAGATTCGGCACGAATGGAGGCGCGCAGCGAGCGACGGAGGCGCAGCCCCGCCGCGCGGTCAGCGGCGGCTGTCGAGCGCGGCCTGGTAGAGGTCGCGACGCCCGAGGCCCGTCGCCTCGGCCACCTCGGCGGCGGCGTCCTTGAGGCGCGTTCCGGAGGCGACGAGGGCGAGCACCTGGTCGAGGGCGGCTGCGGGGTCGGCGGCGCGCACCGGGGCGCCGGCGACGACGACAGCGATCTCGCCGCGCACGCCCTGGTCGGCCCACCCGGCGAGTTCGTCGAGCGGGCCGCGCCGCACCTCCTCGAAGAGCTTCGTCAGTTCGCGGCACACGACCGCCCGGCGGTCGCCACCGAAGGCGTCGGCCATGGCGTGGAGGGACGCCGCCAGCCGGTTGGGCGACTCGAAGAACACCATGGTGCGCCGTTCGCCGGCGAGAGCGCTCAGAGCCGACGCGCGCTCCCCCGGCTTCCTCGGGAGGAACCCCTCGAACGTGAACCGGTCGGTCGGCAGTCCCGACACGGCGAGCGCCGTCAGCACGGCCGACGGCCCGGGAAGGGCCGTGACGCCGACCCCAGCGGCCGCCGCGGCCTCCACCAGGTGGAAGCCCGGGTCGGACACGGTGGGCATGCCGGCGTCCGACAGCACCACGACATCGCCGTCGCGCGCGAGCTCGACCAGCTCCGCGGCGCGGTCGCGCTCGTTGTGGTCGTGGAGCGGGATCAGCCGCGGGCGGTTCGCGACTCCGAGCCCGGCCAAGAGGCGCTGGGCGACCCGGGTGTCCTCCGCGGCGACGACGGAGGCGTCGCCGAGCACCTCGACGAGCCGCCGGGAGGCGTCGCCGAGGTTTCCGATGGGCGTCGCCGCGAGGATGATCATGGGTTCAGTCTGTCAGGATGTCCTGGTGACCTTCCCGACCCCCGTCGACCAGGCGCCGCCCGCCGCGCACGCCGCGCCGCCGCCGCTCGGGAGCCGGCTGGACGAGTGGTGGGCGCGCGTGCTCGGCACTCCGAGCCGGCTGCGGCTCTGGTACTGGGGCGCGCCCGTCGCCGTGACCCTCCTCGCCGCGGTGCTGCGGCTGTGGAACCTCGGCGCGCCGCACCAGCTCGTCTTCGACGAGACGTTCTACGTGAAGGACTCGTGGTCGCTCCTCCACCTGGGTTACGAGGGGAGCTGGCCGGACAAGGCCGACCCGAAGTTCGCAGCGGGCCAGACGGACATCTTCAGCTCGGATCCGTCGTTCGTCGCGCACCCGCCGCTCGGCAAGTGGCTGATCGCGCTCGGGATGGCGGCCACCGGCGCCCAGAACTCGTTCGGGTGGCGCGTGTCCACGGCGATCGCCGGCATCATCGCTGTGCTGCTCGTATTCCTGATCGCCCGCAGGCTGTTCCGGTCGACGCTCATCGCGACGATCGCCGGGTTCCTCCTCGCCATCGACGGTCACGCCATCGTGATGAGCCGGGTCGCCCTGCTCGACAACTTCGTGATGCTCTTCGCCCTGCTGGCGTTCGGGTGCGTCCTCCTCGACCGCGAGTGGTCGGCGACGAGGCTCGCGCAGCGCGTCGCCGGGCAGCGCGCGGCGGGCAGGGACCCGTCCTGGGGCCCGGCCCTCTGGTGGCGGCCGTGGCTGATCGCCGCGGGCCTCCTCTGCGGGCTGTGCGCCGGCGTGAAATGGACCGGCTTCTACTTCCTCGCGTTCTTCGCCGTGTACGTGGTCGTCGTCGACATCGTCGCGCGCCGCCGCGAGAAGCTGCCGTTCTACATCACGGGCGGCCTCCTCAAGCAGGCCCCGGTCACCTTCGTCCTCATGGTCCCGATCGCCTTCGTCGCCTACGTGGCGACGTGGACCGGATGGCTCGTCACCTCCGGTGGCTACTACCGGCACTGGGCGCAGTCGGTGCACATGCAGTGGGGAGGCGCGCTCGCCTGGGTGCCGCTGTGGTTCCAGAACCTGTGGCACTACCAGACGGAGATGTACGGCTACAGCATCAACCTCCACACGCCGCATCCCTACCAGTCGAACCCGCTCACGTGGACGCTCATGCTGCGGCCGACGAGCATGTACTACGTCGGCACGATCCAGGGGCAGCTCGGGTGCCCGACGACGTCGTGCTCGTCGGCGATCACCTCCCTCGGGAACCCGCTCATCTGGTGGGCGGCGACGGCGGCCATGCTGTTCCTGGTGTATTGGCTCATCCGCTACCGCGATTGGCGCATCGGGCTCATCCTCACCGGGATCGCGGCGGGATGGCTCCCGTGGTGGCTGTACATGGCCCGCACCATCTTCACCTTCTACGCGATCGCCTTCGAGCCCTACCTGATCCTCGCGCTCACGGCGGTCATCGCGCTCGTGCTCGGGAGGCGCACCGACCCGAGACCGCGGCGCACCCGCGGAATCGTCTGGGTGGCCGTCTTCCTCGGCGCCGCGACGCTCGTCTCGGCCTTCTTCTGGCCGATCTGGATCGGCCAGACGGTCCCGTTCTGGTTCTGGCAGATCCACATGTGGCTCTCCAGCTGGGTGTGACGCCGCGCCGCGACCGCGGGTGAGGGCACTGTGCCGTGTCGGTCCCCGGTGGTAGACCGAGGGGTATGACCGATGCGGAAGAGCCCCTCCACCTTGTCCCCCTCCCCGGCAGCGAGCGCCCCGAGCGCACCGGCTTCCGCGCGCACGGCGGGCTCCCCGTCGAGGCCACGGTCGACGCCACCCTCGTCCTGCGCCGCCGGGCCGACCTCCCGGCCGAAGCGCTCGAGAACCCGCTGACGCCCGACGAGCTCGCCGAACGCTACGGCGCCTCCCCCGGCGACGTCGACCTGGTCCAGAGCACGCTCTCGGGCCTCGGCGTCACGATCGACGAGGTCGACAGCGCCTCCCGGCGCGTCCGGATCAGCGGTCCGGTCGGGCTCATGGCCCGGGTCTTCGGCACCGACCTGGCGGTCTCCACCCGCGAGGATGCGGAGGAGGGCGCCCCGACCTACCGGCAGCGCTCCGGCGGCCTGAGCATCCCCGCCGCCCTCGACGGCGTGGTGACGGCCGTCCTCGGACTCGACAACCGCCCTCAGGCCCGAGCCCAGTTCCGCCTCGCGAGGCCCTCCGCGGTCACGACGAGCTACACTCCCCCGCAGCTCGGCGAGGTGTACTCCTTCCCCGCGGGAACGGACGGGAGCGGTCAGACGATCGCCATCATCGAGCTCGGCGGCGGCTACGAGCAGTCCGACCTCGACACGTACTTCGCGGGCCTCGGCATCCCGACGCCGGCGGTGCGGGCGGTCGGGGTCGACGGCGCCGCGAACCAGCCCGGCAGCGACCCGAACGGAGCGGACGGGGAGGTCATGCTCGACATCGAGGTGGCGGGGGCGCTCGCGCCGCGGGCCCAGATCGTCGTCTACTTCGCACCCAACACCGACGCCGGATTCCTCGACGCGGTGAGCACCGCGGCGCATGCGAAGCCCACCCCCGCCGCGATCAGCATCAGCTGGGGCCAGGCGGAGGACCAGTGGACCGCCCAGGCGCGGATGGCC is a window from the Leifsonia sp. AG29 genome containing:
- a CDS encoding TatD family hydrolase translates to MTDPAFIRQRHVTDERDLAYPPLPEALVVPVYDNHTHLEMADGVEPLDYREQLDRASSVGVRGVVQVGNDVETSRWSAEMAAVEPRMLAAVALHPNDAPDYDERGELDDALAVIDELAGRPRVRAVGETGLDFFRTEEGPRRDAQFRSFEAHIEIAKRHGIALQIHDRDAHAAVVATLKRVGAPERTVFHCFSGDVELARICAENGWYMSFAGNVTFKNAPNLRSALEAAPRDLVLIETDAPFLTPTPFRGRPNAPYLIPHTLRAMAEVMGTDPATLAAQITSNTELVYGRWDSEPVGPPPTRPIGIIA
- the rsmI gene encoding 16S rRNA (cytidine(1402)-2'-O)-methyltransferase, which produces MIILAATPIGNLGDASRRLVEVLGDASVVAAEDTRVAQRLLAGLGVANRPRLIPLHDHNERDRAAELVELARDGDVVVLSDAGMPTVSDPGFHLVEAAAAAGVGVTALPGPSAVLTALAVSGLPTDRFTFEGFLPRKPGERASALSALAGERRTMVFFESPNRLAASLHAMADAFGGDRRAVVCRELTKLFEEVRRGPLDELAGWADQGVRGEIAVVVAGAPVRAADPAAALDQVLALVASGTRLKDAAAEVAEATGLGRRDLYQAALDSRR
- a CDS encoding S53 family peptidase; protein product: MTDAEEPLHLVPLPGSERPERTGFRAHGGLPVEATVDATLVLRRRADLPAEALENPLTPDELAERYGASPGDVDLVQSTLSGLGVTIDEVDSASRRVRISGPVGLMARVFGTDLAVSTREDAEEGAPTYRQRSGGLSIPAALDGVVTAVLGLDNRPQARAQFRLARPSAVTTSYTPPQLGEVYSFPAGTDGSGQTIAIIELGGGYEQSDLDTYFAGLGIPTPAVRAVGVDGAANQPGSDPNGADGEVMLDIEVAGALAPRAQIVVYFAPNTDAGFLDAVSTAAHAKPTPAAISISWGQAEDQWTAQARMAFDQALQDAAALGVTTTVAAGDDGSTDRVTDGKQHVDFPASSPHALACGGTRLEADPSTGAVQSEVVWNNGAGNGATGGGVSAVFPLPAWQTGVGVPPGPGGTDAGGNANGPGGRGVPDVSAVADPQTGYKVRVDGRDTVIGGTSAVAPLWAALVARLAQSTGRPLGLVQPKLYDSIRAGQVAAGFRDITSGDNGAYAAGAGWDACTGLGVPEGTALVSTV
- a CDS encoding helix-turn-helix transcriptional regulator, which encodes MAERAPAEAMPGAAGPPLVGRDRARETVLLVAHRAQEGSGAVLVTGEPGMGKTSLLADAAERLGDWTVLRVHADSFESDLAYATVDTLVRALNNAIGAEPGRQAVRPPSPGDDPLTAGRILLDAVDAVPGPVCLLLDDAQWVDEPSARALRFLVRRLSDRRFLFVAASRPQANSVISLVDDLASTTVNHARVELTPLTVADTQELAQQLLGHAVSRRTASRLTQATQGSPLLLSVLLGQLRDTFAQALHPAGWDLPTTAITPLSTAVAASLEGAAPPVRQAAEMVAVLCDALPLPLAGTIASRLGWTVDIPGAVSRGLVLAEQREGVVWVEPAHAILADALAAGVPLDRRVAVHRVAAEVLSGHRALRHRVEAADHADPTLIDELLTAALASADLGQGEQALSYARNAVDLASGSELDRALIELGLLALRFRLHERILDVRPAIEAMSPSPARDLVLLELRTLSRDLPGALSLALAFEAKPATTPDERAIKAHAAEALPKVLMATGDFGGVIDHLEASRAAIADSPRPEEVADPALRWLAQPHDDLLRLLGWAVNSAAHSRRPDLFAPLTRELDDLLAGHDSPAAVDALVTRSRVFIMGGDLERARADLARAEALARRFPSSWTAGFARTIYAHILFLFGEWEESVTLADTAVALALDETDLSCWPIALWTSTLVRAGRGRADAVEERLRAAERADPRIAGSYDGDLPFIARAELARALGRPEEQLAATDAAESARNRGSTLGWLTYRLDALAALGRPAEARAAYERCAAPGPWLPYYGSLRWLEGRVLEAEGRTEEAIAAYMEDVADPGSHRFPFPHAVSALDAGRVLAASSAAGAAERAAEHLQQAATIFRGLGAAGYLARATLLLEQLTAAPSAAEQTRDPLAVLTTRERQVAHALAAGMTNKEIAERLYVSVTTVNFHVRNILAKLGLRSRRDLRKLGLPGRRPVRS
- the rsmA gene encoding 16S rRNA (adenine(1518)-N(6)/adenine(1519)-N(6))-dimethyltransferase RsmA, producing the protein MSELRLLGPAEIRDLAELTGVTPTKKLGQNFVIDANTVRRIVRVAEVEAGDTVVEIGPGLGSLTLGLLEAGAAVIAVEIDGRLAEQLPVTVAQLAADATRRLTVIHQDALTVTSLPADPARLVANLPYNVSVPVLLHFLEHFPSLRSGVVMVQAEVGHRIAAGPGSKVYGAPSVKAAWYGTWRVAGTVSRQIFWPVPNVDSVLVGFERHERAGDESLRKRTFALVDAAFQQRRKTLRQSLSSVFGDPASAEAALEAAGIASSLRGEQLRLDDFVRLASGS
- a CDS encoding dolichyl-phosphate-mannose--protein mannosyltransferase → MTFPTPVDQAPPAAHAAPPPLGSRLDEWWARVLGTPSRLRLWYWGAPVAVTLLAAVLRLWNLGAPHQLVFDETFYVKDSWSLLHLGYEGSWPDKADPKFAAGQTDIFSSDPSFVAHPPLGKWLIALGMAATGAQNSFGWRVSTAIAGIIAVLLVFLIARRLFRSTLIATIAGFLLAIDGHAIVMSRVALLDNFVMLFALLAFGCVLLDREWSATRLAQRVAGQRAAGRDPSWGPALWWRPWLIAAGLLCGLCAGVKWTGFYFLAFFAVYVVVVDIVARRREKLPFYITGGLLKQAPVTFVLMVPIAFVAYVATWTGWLVTSGGYYRHWAQSVHMQWGGALAWVPLWFQNLWHYQTEMYGYSINLHTPHPYQSNPLTWTLMLRPTSMYYVGTIQGQLGCPTTSCSSAITSLGNPLIWWAATAAMLFLVYWLIRYRDWRIGLILTGIAAGWLPWWLYMARTIFTFYAIAFEPYLILALTAVIALVLGRRTDPRPRRTRGIVWVAVFLGAATLVSAFFWPIWIGQTVPFWFWQIHMWLSSWV
- a CDS encoding 4-(cytidine 5'-diphospho)-2-C-methyl-D-erythritol kinase gives rise to the protein MVDAGWDADGVHVRAPGKINVFMRVGAVMEDGYHDVATAYQAVSLYEDVRAYPADDFSVSFSGPIDTSSLPTDDSNLAVKAAKLLARKTGHRGGVRLEIEKHVPIAGGMGGGSADAAATLVACDALWGTDVGREELLSAAARLGADVPFALVGGTAIGTGRGDRLSPALATGQFQWVLALPETELSTPDVYRELDRHRERHARDIAPAQLTPTVDSAVLQALRAGDPSMLAEALTNDLQAPAIHLAPQIADVLELGELNGALAGMVSGSGPTVAFLAADLDSALDLQIALSASRIKAVRAIGPVHGARILGD
- the metG gene encoding methionine--tRNA ligase codes for the protein MSDGSSFYITTPIFYVNDVPHIGHAYTEVAADVLARWHRQAGDDTWLLTGTDEHGQKILRTATANGTTPKEWADKLVTEEWLPLLETIDIANDDFIRTTDERHEVNVQKFLQKLYDDGFVYAGEYEALYCVGCEEFKPQSEIVDGTGEYEGQKVCAIHSKPLELLQEKNYFFRMSQFADRLLALYEERPEFVQPESARNEVVSFVRQGLSDLSISRSSFDWGIKVPWDESHVVYVWFDALLNYVTAVGYGQDDAAFGRRWPATHLVGKDILRFHAVIWPAMLMAAGLEVPHRVFGHGWLLVGGEKMSKSKLTGIAPTQITDTFGSDAFRYYFMRAIAFGQDGSFSWEDLAARYQAELANGFGNLASRVIAMVTRYFEGIVPPAADYEEADLAVQRVVAQAAADADAAIGRLAIHDALSAVWTIVDELNGYITAQEPWTLAKDDALRGRLGTVLYTAAEGLRALAVLLSPVVPRATHKLWEALGASGELGALTDQPLRTAGQWGRLPAGTEVNGLEALFPRIDAEAIANA